From the genome of Ignavibacteriales bacterium, one region includes:
- a CDS encoding M20/M25/M40 family metallo-hydrolase: protein MAKFLITFLEKLGLKPAEDESANISDGNTGNIICKIGTGGNYVLLSHMDTARSTLNLKPKILADRITSDGTTILGADNRAGIASLIYSLEKLVKGNILLKDFTLAFTTQEETTLHGSQNLDLNGNIKMGFVFDSHLKPGNFICESAGSVGFCIKVKGKASHSGLAPENGIDSIKIASVAISKINLGKIDSDTTANIGIINGGTATNVVPELTSIHGEIRSTVPSKIDVKLSEIKHEFISTAKLYGGECEFESFWNFKPYKITPDNETYKTIERAIRNVGIIPIPEISKGGSDANSLNTKGIPTVNLGIGAENPHANDEYILFEDLQKTAEIAMELMKK, encoded by the coding sequence GGAAATACTGGAAATATAATTTGCAAAATCGGAACAGGTGGAAATTATGTTCTGCTCTCACACATGGATACCGCTCGATCTACATTAAATCTGAAACCGAAGATACTTGCTGATCGGATTACTTCCGACGGGACAACAATTCTTGGAGCTGATAATAGAGCTGGGATTGCCTCTCTGATTTATTCGCTTGAAAAATTAGTCAAGGGAAATATCCTTTTAAAAGATTTTACTCTGGCATTTACAACGCAGGAAGAGACTACTCTTCATGGATCACAAAATTTAGATCTAAACGGAAATATTAAAATGGGTTTTGTCTTTGATTCCCATCTTAAACCCGGAAATTTTATTTGTGAGTCTGCAGGATCAGTAGGTTTTTGTATCAAAGTTAAAGGGAAGGCTTCTCACTCCGGTTTAGCTCCTGAAAACGGAATTGACTCTATCAAAATTGCCAGTGTTGCGATCAGCAAAATTAATTTAGGCAAAATCGATTCTGACACTACCGCAAATATCGGAATAATCAATGGAGGAACCGCCACTAACGTTGTTCCAGAATTAACTTCTATCCACGGTGAGATTAGATCAACAGTCCCTTCGAAGATTGACGTAAAACTTTCTGAGATAAAACATGAATTTATATCTACCGCTAAGTTATACGGCGGGGAATGTGAATTCGAGTCTTTTTGGAATTTCAAACCATATAAAATTACTCCTGATAACGAAACTTACAAAACGATTGAGCGTGCAATAAGAAATGTAGGAATAATACCTATTCCTGAAATTTCAAAGGGAGGCAGTGATGCAAACTCTCTAAACACGAAAGGGATCCCTACGGTCAATCTTGGTATTGGTGCTGAGAATCCGCATGCAAATGATGAATACATCCTTTTCGAAGATCTCCAAAAAACTGCTGAAATAGCAATGGAGCTGATGAAAAAATGA
- a CDS encoding cyanophycinase yields MKIFKLFLSILLFSSFLYSQTRGKLFIIGGGTVPGYMIDKYVELAGGKNSKFLVVPMASGVPQQSASSFIKKLQTAGCTKVKYLISNKESADADSNLIKLKNVTGIYFTGGDQSKLIAALTGTKLLEGIKNIYKNGGVIGGSSAGAAVMSGMMLTGNELVNKDTVNAFNIIVKGNVQTVDGFGFINNAIVDQHFIKRKRINRLLTLVLENPKLVGIGIDESTAIVVNSDDTFEVIGESLVTVFDASKVKDISTDKNNNLSASDIRMHLLKSGDAYNIKSHAVTHKRDKQ; encoded by the coding sequence ATGAAAATATTTAAACTTTTCTTATCCATTCTCCTCTTTAGTTCGTTTCTCTATTCTCAAACAAGAGGGAAACTATTTATTATCGGAGGCGGAACGGTACCCGGCTATATGATCGACAAATATGTTGAACTTGCCGGAGGGAAGAATTCAAAATTTTTAGTAGTTCCTATGGCAAGCGGAGTGCCTCAGCAATCTGCTTCTTCATTCATCAAAAAACTCCAAACAGCAGGATGTACAAAAGTAAAATATCTGATCAGCAATAAAGAAAGTGCCGATGCCGATTCTAATCTAATAAAATTAAAAAACGTTACAGGCATTTACTTTACCGGGGGAGACCAATCAAAACTAATTGCCGCATTAACCGGGACAAAATTACTTGAAGGGATAAAAAATATTTATAAGAATGGTGGAGTTATCGGAGGAAGTAGTGCAGGTGCGGCGGTGATGAGCGGTATGATGCTTACCGGAAATGAACTTGTAAACAAAGATACAGTTAACGCGTTCAATATTATTGTAAAGGGGAATGTGCAGACGGTTGACGGGTTCGGTTTTATTAATAATGCCATAGTAGATCAGCATTTCATTAAAAGAAAAAGAATTAATAGACTATTAACTCTGGTGCTAGAAAATCCGAAACTGGTTGGGATAGGAATTGATGAATCTACGGCTATTGTAGTTAATTCCGATGATACTTTTGAAGTAATTGGAGAAAGCCTGGTCACAGTATTCGACGCATCAAAGGTTAAAGATATTAGCACTGATAAAAATAATAACCTCTCTGCGAGCGATATAAGGATGCATCTGTTAAAAAGCGGCGATGCATATAATATTAAAAGTCATGCGGTTACCCATAAAAGGGACAAGCAATGA
- a CDS encoding TIGR00366 family protein, with product MKKNLNFNTLVMIFAVVALVALITWIVPGGEYSREIKDGKTLVVPNSFKYVEGNPQGIGALFMSPLTGFVKAAAIIGFLFIIGGAFSIIQKTGAIKVSVQRLAYTFARKPHLEKYFIPITMIIFSTAGSIFASSEEALPFILIFIPLAWTMGYDSIVGTAIPFLGLAAGFAGATLNPFTVGIAQSIAELPLYSGLGYRVIIWLISTASMITFVMVYAKKVKAKPEISPMFSFDNERKKSMNLDNKVDATFTIQHKMVLLSFLVAMVILIVGILGFKWYITELGALFLALGIVAGFAGRLNLNQMTDAFKDGARDMVGVALIIGCARAILVIATDGKVIDTMLFSLSGLIVNLHPVVASQAMFVMQGVINFFVHSASGQAMLTMPVMSPLADVLGVSRQIAVLAFQFGEGWINPILPTSGVTMGVLGLAGIPWDKWFKWMLPVQLFFFILALLLLIPPFFFNY from the coding sequence ATGAAGAAAAATCTCAACTTTAATACACTCGTAATGATATTTGCTGTAGTAGCGCTAGTTGCCCTGATAACCTGGATTGTACCGGGGGGCGAATATTCGAGAGAGATAAAAGATGGAAAAACTCTGGTAGTTCCAAACTCCTTTAAATATGTTGAGGGTAATCCGCAGGGGATCGGCGCTTTGTTCATGTCACCGTTAACCGGATTTGTGAAGGCAGCTGCCATAATTGGTTTTCTATTCATAATTGGAGGTGCGTTCAGTATAATCCAGAAAACTGGAGCCATTAAAGTTTCCGTTCAAAGACTGGCATACACATTTGCTAGAAAACCTCATCTGGAAAAATATTTCATTCCTATAACTATGATTATATTTTCAACTGCGGGAAGTATCTTCGCAAGTTCCGAAGAAGCCCTTCCATTCATTTTAATATTTATTCCTCTTGCATGGACTATGGGTTACGATTCAATTGTAGGAACAGCGATTCCATTTTTAGGATTAGCGGCCGGATTTGCAGGAGCTACTTTGAATCCGTTTACCGTTGGCATAGCTCAAAGTATTGCCGAGTTGCCACTCTACAGCGGTCTCGGTTATAGAGTAATCATATGGCTTATAAGTACTGCGTCTATGATAACATTCGTTATGGTTTATGCTAAAAAAGTTAAAGCCAAACCTGAAATTAGCCCGATGTTCAGCTTTGACAATGAGCGTAAGAAAAGCATGAACCTAGATAATAAGGTTGATGCTACTTTCACAATTCAACACAAAATGGTTTTGTTATCATTCTTAGTTGCAATGGTAATTCTGATTGTCGGGATTCTTGGATTTAAATGGTACATAACAGAACTTGGAGCTTTATTCCTGGCACTGGGTATTGTAGCGGGATTTGCAGGCAGATTAAATCTCAATCAAATGACAGATGCTTTCAAAGACGGCGCGAGAGATATGGTGGGGGTTGCCTTAATTATCGGTTGTGCCAGGGCGATTCTGGTAATAGCAACGGACGGTAAAGTTATCGATACGATGCTCTTCAGTCTGAGCGGATTAATAGTAAATCTGCATCCGGTAGTAGCCTCACAGGCCATGTTTGTTATGCAGGGCGTTATCAACTTTTTTGTTCATTCCGCTTCCGGGCAGGCTATGCTTACAATGCCCGTTATGTCTCCTCTGGCCGATGTGCTTGGAGTTTCACGGCAAATAGCTGTTCTGGCTTTTCAATTTGGCGAGGGATGGATAAATCCTATTCTACCTACTTCCGGTGTTACGATGGGAGTTCTTGGACTGGCGGGCATACCATGGGATAAATGGTTCAAATGGATGCTTCCCGTACAATTATTCTTTTTCATTCTGGCACTTCTGCTGCTGATTCCCCCATTCTTTTTCAATTATTAA
- a CDS encoding MurR/RpiR family transcriptional regulator, which translates to MTSYKKLKERIQLHYNELPKNQKKIAEFFLENFDHISFLTVQQVAEATSTNVAAVVRFAQSIGFSGFSEMRDEIVATLQNRLQSNNVFPLIKPSELVHDTLTTVANQDITNINDTLNLNERENYNKVIDLIINSERVFTIGLGISHLLAQIISYQLNQIGIFSNVLTNNQSTFLEQILFMNKKDLIINLSFPPYSKTTIEAAKYASGKKIKVVSLTNKKSSPITFFSDVSLIIKSENMLFTNSFAAISVLINAIVTECALRNKPKATKWLSELKNITKIQGNTVD; encoded by the coding sequence ATGACAAGCTATAAAAAACTGAAAGAGAGAATTCAATTACACTACAACGAACTTCCTAAAAATCAAAAAAAGATTGCTGAATTTTTTCTCGAGAATTTCGATCATATCTCATTTCTTACCGTGCAGCAAGTTGCTGAGGCCACTTCAACAAATGTTGCCGCAGTTGTACGGTTCGCGCAGAGCATAGGGTTTTCCGGTTTCAGTGAAATGCGAGATGAAATTGTAGCGACACTTCAGAACCGGTTGCAAAGCAACAATGTTTTTCCACTGATTAAACCTTCTGAATTGGTTCACGATACATTAACAACGGTTGCTAATCAGGATATAACTAATATAAACGACACTTTGAACCTGAACGAAAGGGAAAATTACAATAAAGTAATTGATCTGATCATTAATTCCGAAAGAGTTTTTACAATCGGTCTGGGAATCTCACATTTACTCGCTCAAATTATTTCTTATCAACTTAATCAGATTGGTATTTTTTCCAATGTACTAACAAATAATCAATCTACCTTTCTTGAGCAGATCCTTTTCATGAATAAAAAAGATTTAATAATTAATCTTTCATTTCCCCCATATTCAAAAACAACAATCGAAGCAGCAAAATACGCAAGTGGTAAAAAGATAAAAGTTGTCTCCCTGACAAATAAAAAATCATCTCCAATTACTTTTTTCTCAGACGTCAGTCTTATTATAAAAAGCGAAAATATGTTATTCACAAATTCATTTGCGGCAATTTCAGTATTGATAAACGCAATTGTAACCGAATGCGCCCTGAGAAATAAACCGAAAGCCACTAAATGGTTAAGCGAACTTAAAAATATTACAAAAATTCAGGGCAATACAGTCGACTAA
- a CDS encoding TonB-dependent receptor yields the protein MKVTIIHVCLLMIISVSIAFGGTTGKLAGRVTDRLTGEPLIGANVVIKSIQPNAGTSTDIDGYYHILNLPPGNYDVTISYIGYASTDYRISIKVDQTTELNVPLSTSTLLAKEVVIVGERTIVQRDKSSTIQRTDAEELASMPVNTLTGVLQLQTGVVNQGGDIHIRGGRSGEVGYYIDGYRVEDPLFNGNVIEINNQAIQEMELLSGTFNAEYGNALSGIVNIVTKDNTDKIKTNLSYKRTKVGIDASSDNLNERYIEGTFSAPLGEGSPFGVMISGKKVNADSYYFSGISQLTANGLQSVEFSKDNPYGFNDQSSLIGKFLWTPFSGAKVTLLDNYSFRKNRSYNHIMRFIPDSTYINESESNLIGLNFRHAVSNDLFYDIRLSYYQYSYLRRINGWSPDQYTFPSYSTFSNSLFYRNMSQTVYENQKTKSYSAKADMTWQIDRFNLVKAGFEFKSNDLDYYYIANPKNLTDQTVNIYRKKPFEGSLYAQDKIEFETIILNVGLRYDFFDPSTSFAADPLKLSVLTETKMKSSLSPRVGIAYPVRENMVFHFAYGQFFQRPEFQTLYNNLERAFANRGTTLFGSPALEPEKTSSYELGMTTSFGTGSSLQITFFSKKIENLIGVVWNYTPLAYAYYMNEDFASVKGLETGIKTRFHNFYFTANYTYSIAKGSSSTQQQRYTSVYNIVGVQSLKFLSLNFDQRHTANIQVALDFGNGEGPFGFLPSIFENTSIDLIGQYGSGLPYTFNPARAIYVAEPNNARLPERISFDLYARKSFKVGPTELGLFLDIRNLLNRKNIVSVYSATGSPDVTGDQTNKATPDYMQDPTNYASPRTIYVGIDIKL from the coding sequence ATGAAAGTTACAATAATTCATGTATGCCTATTGATGATCATATCTGTTTCCATAGCATTTGGCGGAACTACAGGAAAACTTGCCGGCAGGGTAACAGATAGGTTGACAGGTGAGCCTCTAATTGGGGCAAATGTGGTCATAAAATCTATTCAACCAAATGCGGGCACAAGTACTGATATCGATGGTTATTACCACATTCTAAATCTCCCGCCAGGAAACTATGATGTTACAATCAGCTATATCGGATATGCCAGCACTGATTACCGGATTTCGATTAAGGTGGATCAAACAACCGAACTTAATGTTCCCCTCAGTACTTCAACATTATTAGCCAAAGAAGTTGTCATAGTAGGTGAGCGTACTATTGTGCAAAGAGATAAAAGTTCCACTATTCAACGTACGGATGCCGAAGAACTTGCATCTATGCCGGTTAATACGCTTACGGGAGTATTGCAGCTCCAGACCGGTGTTGTCAATCAGGGTGGTGATATTCATATACGCGGCGGTCGCTCTGGGGAGGTTGGATACTATATAGACGGATATCGTGTTGAAGATCCATTATTCAATGGCAATGTAATCGAAATAAATAATCAGGCAATTCAGGAGATGGAACTGCTATCAGGTACATTCAATGCCGAGTATGGAAATGCTCTATCCGGAATTGTGAATATTGTTACCAAAGACAATACCGACAAAATTAAAACGAATCTATCCTACAAACGAACAAAAGTTGGAATTGATGCATCGAGCGATAATTTGAATGAACGTTACATAGAAGGAACATTCAGCGCACCACTCGGGGAAGGAAGTCCTTTCGGAGTTATGATATCAGGTAAAAAAGTTAATGCAGACAGCTATTATTTTTCCGGAATATCGCAGCTTACCGCCAACGGTTTACAGTCGGTGGAATTTTCTAAAGATAATCCGTATGGATTTAACGACCAATCTTCTTTAATAGGCAAGTTTTTATGGACTCCTTTTAGTGGGGCCAAAGTAACATTACTTGATAACTACTCTTTTAGAAAGAACAGATCTTATAATCATATTATGCGTTTTATCCCAGACAGTACTTATATCAATGAATCAGAGAGCAACCTTATTGGATTAAATTTCCGCCACGCAGTTTCAAACGACCTCTTTTATGATATACGTCTTTCTTATTATCAATACTCTTATCTACGCAGAATAAACGGATGGAGTCCGGATCAATATACATTTCCTTCCTATTCAACATTTTCAAACAGTCTTTTCTACCGCAATATGTCTCAGACTGTTTATGAGAATCAAAAAACAAAATCATATTCTGCTAAAGCAGACATGACCTGGCAAATAGATAGATTTAATCTTGTAAAGGCTGGTTTTGAATTTAAATCAAATGATTTAGATTATTATTATATCGCAAACCCTAAAAATTTAACAGATCAGACAGTCAACATTTACAGAAAGAAACCATTCGAAGGATCCTTGTATGCTCAGGATAAAATTGAATTTGAAACTATCATTCTTAATGTGGGATTAAGGTATGATTTCTTTGACCCAAGTACTTCTTTTGCGGCCGATCCACTCAAACTCTCTGTACTGACTGAAACAAAAATGAAATCTTCCTTAAGTCCACGCGTAGGAATTGCGTACCCGGTTCGTGAAAATATGGTTTTCCACTTTGCATACGGACAATTTTTCCAGAGACCAGAATTTCAAACGCTGTATAATAATTTGGAAAGAGCATTTGCCAACCGGGGAACAACATTATTTGGTTCTCCAGCACTTGAACCGGAAAAAACATCAAGTTATGAGCTTGGAATGACCACTTCATTTGGAACTGGCTCTTCATTACAGATTACATTTTTCAGCAAAAAGATAGAAAACCTGATTGGTGTAGTTTGGAACTATACTCCACTGGCCTACGCATATTATATGAATGAAGATTTTGCGTCGGTGAAGGGTTTAGAAACCGGAATAAAGACTAGATTTCATAATTTTTATTTTACAGCTAATTATACCTACTCGATAGCAAAAGGAAGTTCATCAACACAGCAGCAACGCTATACAAGTGTATATAATATAGTGGGTGTTCAATCTCTTAAATTCCTTTCTTTAAATTTTGATCAGAGACATACAGCTAATATCCAAGTTGCCCTTGATTTTGGAAACGGAGAGGGACCGTTTGGATTTTTGCCATCTATCTTCGAGAATACATCAATAGATCTGATTGGACAATATGGAAGCGGGTTGCCTTACACTTTTAATCCAGCCAGGGCAATTTATGTAGCTGAACCAAATAACGCCCGGCTTCCGGAAAGAATCTCTTTTGACCTTTATGCACGGAAGAGTTTTAAAGTTGGTCCGACGGAACTTGGTTTATTCCTGGATATTCGAAATCTGCTTAATCGTAAAAATATTGTTTCTGTTTACTCGGCTACTGGTTCACCTGATGTGACGGGCGATCAAACAAATAAAGCTACTCCTGATTATATGCAGGATCCGACGAATTATGCTTCACCCCGGACAATTTATGTCGGTATAGATATTAAGTTATAG